A single genomic interval of Lathyrus oleraceus cultivar Zhongwan6 chromosome 7, CAAS_Psat_ZW6_1.0, whole genome shotgun sequence harbors:
- the LOC127107184 gene encoding LOW QUALITY PROTEIN: uncharacterized protein LOC127107184 (The sequence of the model RefSeq protein was modified relative to this genomic sequence to represent the inferred CDS: deleted 2 bases in 1 codon; substituted 1 base at 1 genomic stop codon): protein MNMKKNNITCIESSHQQQPSFSSTKTTTAEPDFHLPDDCWEHVFTFLDGGDFNSLSLVSKHFLSITNRLLLSITVFSPPPSLLSRIFQRFSSLNSLDLWFDPCNLDAGIALALRDRATLKSLSIFMIKLNDAKYLDIDVTAMYIDSFMSLKGLNCLNLCNSKISDDLLYSIAREPLPLKSHCRNLTESALFALIRNCHSLREITMEGKYNTRRENVEKYDALKGFHMNPLLKFLHLANNSFIYNESLILFASIFPNLELLDLSFCKRISEQGICQILSRCHRIRHLNLESCIGVRRLKMNFAVHQLEVLNLSGTRVDDKTLYEISKSCCGLLQLLLRCCPLVTKKGVVCVVVRCTQLKKIDLADCDNVHADDVVSMISLRSSLNXKEITAPSHFCLSDIHRKLFLLQGCFVG, encoded by the exons ATGAATATGAAGAAGAACAACATAACTTGTATTGAATCTTCACATCAACAACAACCATCCTTTTCTTCTACCAAAACAACAACCGCAGAACCTGATTTTCACTTACCGGATGATTGCTGGGAGCATGTCTTTACATTCCTCGACGGCGGCGACTTTAACTCTCTATCCCTCGTCTCTAAACACTTCCTCTCCATCACCAACCGACTCTTATTATCCATCACTGTTTTTTCTCCACCACCTTCTTTACTCTCTCGTATCTTCCAGAGATTCTCCAGCCTTAATTCTCTTGATCTCTGGTTTGATCCTTGTAATCTCGACGCAGGTATTGCTTTGGCCCTCCGTGACAGAGCAACATTGAAATCTTTATCCATTTTCATGATTAAGCTGAATGATGCAAAGTACCTTGACATTGACGTTACTGCAATGTATATTGACTCATTCATGAGTTTGAAGGGGTTGAATTGTCTTAACTTATGCAATTCCAAAATCTCAGATGATTTGCTCTACTCTATCGCAAGGGAGCCTCTTCCTTTGAAGAG TCATTGTAGGAATCTCACAGAATCAGCCTTGTTTGCACTCATAAGAAATTGTCATTCACTCAGGGAGATCACAATGGAAGGCAAATATAATACAAGGAGAGAGAATGTAGAAAAGTATGATGCTTTGAAGGGTTTTCATATGAACCCTCTATTAAAGTTTCTACATTTGGCTAACAACTCATTTATATACAATGAAAGCCTCATATTGTTTGCTTCCATTTTCCCAAATTTGGAGCTTCTTGATTTGAGTTTTTGCAAACGCATATCTGAACAAGGTATTTGTCAAATTCTAAGTAGATGTCATCGGATTAGACATTTGAACTTGGAATCCTGTATTGGAGTGAGACGACTTAAAATGAACTTTGCAGTTCATCAATTGGAGGTGTTGAACTTGTCAGGTACACGTGTTGATGATAAAACACTATATGAGATTTCAAAGAGTTGTTGTGGACTTTTGCAACTATTACTAAGATGTTGTCCTCTTGTCACAAAAAAGGGAGTGGTGTGCGTGGTTGTAAGATGCACACAACTGAAGAAGATTGATTTAGCAGATTGTGATAATGTGCATGCTGATGATGTTGTCTCAATGATTTCTTTAAGGTCGTCATTA AATTAAAAAGAGATAACTGCTCCATCTCATTTTTGTTTAAGTGACATACATAGAAAACTCTTCTTGCTTCAGGGATGTTTCGTTGGCTAG